Below is a window of Haloglycomyces albus DSM 45210 DNA.
TCCAACGTCTCAAAGACAATGGAGAACACTAAGCGACGTTTTCATGAATTCCTGTGACACCACCCCGGTGTCACGACGTGGCTTCGTTTGCCGTTCAGAGGGACCCATCCACCTTCCGGGTTCAGGTGGCCTTCTGAACGGGCGGACGTCCACACCCCACCGCGAACGATCGGTCGACTATTTCTCGTCGGCGATGACGACGTCCAACAACCACGGCTTCGTTCGTCCCGCCGGCTCGTGGAGTTCGGCTTTGAAGCCGTCGGCGATCAAGAAATCCAATAGGTCCGCGGCCGTCTGCGGCTGCGCGCCACTGGCGATGATGCGTCGCGTCACCAAACCGCGCGTCGCCTTGGCCATGTGAGTAACCGTCGTTCGACGTCCTTCATCGTCTTCTTTGAAGATCCGAACGCTCACGCCGCTGTTCTTGGGATTCCACATCGATGTGTACGCCGAGGAACGCATGTCGATGATCAAGTCGTCCTCGTATTCGCGCATGGCCGACAGCAGGGGGTCCTTCCAATACCGCGCTACGGTGACTCCCAGTTCGGTGAATTTCGTGGTGGGCGGCATACGATACACGGGTACCCGATCAGACGGGCTCAAGAAACCCCACAGCGGCGACGCGATACGCACTTGATCGCGATCCGGGAGATCTCCCAGCTGGAGGTTCTCGTACAAAACCCCGGTATACAATTCCCAAGCCGTGACCGTGGGCGCGTCCCACAGTTTCCGGTTGTGCTCCACGTAATGCTCATTGCGCCCCGACAGCTTGAGCCGTGCGATGGCCTCTTGAGTATCAGCCGACAAGTCGACCAGGAAATTAACCAAGGTCTCGCGAACCGGGTTCAACTCAGGCATGGACAGACGTTCCAGCTGTATGGGATTCCCATCCCCGGATTCAGTTTTTCCTTCAGATGGTGGTAGCAGTATAAGCACAGCTACGAGTCTACCTTTAAGAGTCGGCAATTCAAGATGAGCGTAGTTTGACGCCACATTCGAATCAAGCATGCCGTGGAACCGCCCCGGATCGGCGGAAAACACACAATGCATTACAATCATCGATGCGCCGTTAGCTCAACTGGCAGAGCTGCGGACTTTTAATCCGTAGGTTGTGGGTTCGAGTCCCACACGGCGCACTCGTTGATTCATCACCGTCGAC
It encodes the following:
- a CDS encoding peroxide stress protein YaaA, which codes for MIVMHCVFSADPGRFHGMLDSNVASNYAHLELPTLKGRLVAVLILLPPSEGKTESGDGNPIQLERLSMPELNPVRETLVNFLVDLSADTQEAIARLKLSGRNEHYVEHNRKLWDAPTVTAWELYTGVLYENLQLGDLPDRDQVRIASPLWGFLSPSDRVPVYRMPPTTKFTELGVTVARYWKDPLLSAMREYEDDLIIDMRSSAYTSMWNPKNSGVSVRIFKEDDEGRRTTVTHMAKATRGLVTRRIIASGAQPQTAADLLDFLIADGFKAELHEPAGRTKPWLLDVVIADEK